One window from the genome of Epinephelus fuscoguttatus linkage group LG3, E.fuscoguttatus.final_Chr_v1 encodes:
- the LOC125886248 gene encoding fascin-like, whose product MSANGADGDLLQIPLGLINSEGKYLTAETFGFKINASASSLKKKQTWTLEQTGEDGSAVFLRSHLGRYLATDKDGNVTADSETRGGRDCRFVITAHEDGRWSLQSEPYGRYLSGSEDRITCFAQTDTPTERWSVHLAVHPQVNLYSFARKRFAHLSAHDEVSIDRDVPWGVDSLVTLVYRDQRYHLETSDNRFLRNDGSLSTKTDKDTGFMLEFRSGKVAFRDCNGRYLAPTGPTGTMKSGRSTKVGKDELFGLERSHAQVVLTAGNERNVSTRQGMDLSANQDEEGDQEVFQLEMSREDRKCAFRTAAGKYWTLTASGGLQCTASTKSANSFFELEWRDGRVCVRAANNKYVVAKRNGQLAATVDNAGEAELFLMKLINRPIIVLRGEHGFIGARKAGMATLDSNRASYDVFQLEFHNGAYSLKDSQGKYWCVGDDTAVGCSSSTPVQFLFEFCDLNKMAICALGGKYLKGDHAGGLKASADSLDSATLWEY is encoded by the exons ATGTCCGCAAACGGCGCCGACGGGGACCTGCTGCAGATCCCTCTGGGGCTCATCAACAGCGAGGGCAAGTATCTGACGGCGGAGACTTTCGGCTTTAAAATCAACGCTTCGGCCAGCAGcctgaagaagaagcagacctGGACCCTGGAGCAGACCGGGGAGGACGGCAGCGCCGTGTTCCTCCGCTCCCACCTGGGCCGCTACCTCGCCACGGACAAAGACGGCAACGTTACCGCGGACAGCGAGACGCGCGGCGGCCGGGACTGCCGCTTCGTCATCACCGCGCACGAGGACGGGCGGTGGTCTCTGCAGTCCGAGCCCTATGGCCGGTACCTGAGCGGCAGCGAGGACCGGATCACTTGCTTTGCGCAAACCGACACACCgacagagagatggagtgtGCATCTGGCTGTGCACCCGCAGGTCAACCTGTACAGCTTTGCGCGCAAACGCTTCGCCCACCTGAGTGCGCACGACGAGGTGTCAATAGACCGGGATGTCCCCTGGGGGGTGGACTCCCTTGTGACACTGGTTTACCGTGACCAGCGCTACCACCTCGAGACTTCTGACAACCGCTTCCTCCGCAATGATGGCAGCCTGTCCACGAAAACGGACAAGGACACCGGCTTTATGCTGGAGTTCCGCTCCGGAAAAGTGGCATTCCGTGACTGCAACGGCCGCTACCTGGCCCCCACGGGCCCAACTGGCACTATGAAGTCTGGGAGGAGCACCAAGGTGGGCAAGGATGAACTGTTTGGCCTGGAGCGCAGCCACGCGCAGGTCGTGCTGACTGCAGGCAACGAGAGAAACGTCTCCACGAGGCAAG GCATGGacctgtcagccaatcaggatgagGAAGGGGACCAGGAAGTCTTCCAGTTGGAGATGAGCCGTGAGGACAGGAAGTGTGCCTTCAGAACCGCCGCTGGAAAATACTGGACTCTGACAGCATCTGGAGGACTGCAGTGCACTGCCTCCACTAA ATCAGCCAACAGTTTCTTTGAACTGGAGTGGCGTGACGGccgtgtgtgtgttcgtgcaGCTAACAACAAATATGTGGTCGCTAAGAGGAACGGGCAGCTAGCTGCTACTGTTGACAATGCAG GGGAGGCTGAACTGTTCCTGATGAAGCTGATCAACCGTCCAATCATTGTCCTTCGTGGGGAGCATGGTTTCATTGGGGCTCGTAAAGCTGGGATGGCGACTCTGGACTCCAATCGAGCATCATATGATGTTTTCCAGCTGGAGTTCCACAATGGCGCTTACTCCCTTAAAG ACTCCCAGGGGAAGTATTGGTGTGTTGGAGACGACACAGCGGTGGGGTGCAGCAGCTCCACACCTGTCCAGTTTCTGTTTGAGTTCTGtgacctcaacaagatggcCATCTGCGCTCTGGGGGGGAAGTACCTTAAAGGAGACCATGCTGGAGGGCTAAAGGCCAGCGCCGACTCCCTGGACAGCGCCACCCTCTGGGAATACTGA